A section of the Chloroflexota bacterium genome encodes:
- a CDS encoding glycosyltransferase family 1 protein, with the protein MLSVHTCPLAALGGKEAGGMNVYVRDLTLALGRMGIAVDVFTRSQDPCVVRVSHELGPLCRVIHVPAGPERPYDKYKVYDHLPQFIDGVQAYASFKGHRYDLIHSHYWLSGAVAQALAPRWDVPIVHMFHTLGHLKNQVAQRPEEREKELRLRVEHEIVASADRLVAASPVERTQLIEWYGASPEKIVVVPCGVDLERFHPIPQEEAREALGLPRDQKLILFVGRIEPLKGIDTLIRAMPRVALQLPRGARDVSVAIIGGDAGDDPARMTEEMLRLRELRCSLGLEDLVAFLGARSQETLPLYYSAADVVVMPSHYESFGMVALEAMACGTPVIASRVGGLAYTVRHGITGLHVPVRDPDALAEELIRILTDRDLRERLGRQAIQAARRYHWDVIAREIVHLYHELVPHPAMAPCMSSC; encoded by the coding sequence ATGTTGAGCGTTCATACCTGCCCGCTGGCCGCGTTGGGCGGAAAAGAGGCCGGCGGGATGAACGTGTATGTGCGCGACCTGACGCTGGCTCTGGGGCGGATGGGGATCGCCGTGGACGTGTTCACGCGCTCGCAGGACCCCTGCGTCGTCCGGGTCAGCCACGAGCTGGGGCCCCTCTGCCGTGTGATCCATGTGCCCGCCGGCCCCGAACGCCCGTATGACAAGTACAAGGTGTACGATCATCTGCCCCAATTCATCGATGGCGTGCAGGCGTATGCCAGCTTCAAGGGGCATCGATATGATCTGATCCACAGCCACTACTGGCTATCGGGCGCGGTGGCGCAGGCGCTCGCTCCCCGATGGGATGTGCCCATCGTGCATATGTTTCACACCCTGGGGCATCTGAAGAATCAGGTGGCGCAGCGCCCGGAGGAGCGGGAGAAGGAGCTGCGCCTGCGGGTCGAGCATGAGATCGTTGCCTCGGCAGATCGGCTGGTGGCGGCCAGCCCTGTGGAGAGGACGCAACTGATCGAGTGGTATGGCGCGAGCCCGGAGAAGATCGTCGTGGTGCCGTGCGGCGTGGACCTGGAGCGTTTCCACCCCATCCCGCAGGAGGAGGCTCGTGAGGCGTTGGGGCTGCCCAGGGATCAGAAGCTGATCCTGTTTGTGGGACGCATCGAGCCGCTGAAGGGGATTGACACGCTCATCCGGGCGATGCCGCGCGTGGCCCTGCAGCTCCCCCGGGGGGCGCGTGATGTGAGCGTGGCCATTATCGGCGGCGACGCCGGCGACGATCCGGCGCGCATGACCGAGGAGATGCTCCGGTTGCGGGAGCTGCGATGCAGCCTGGGGCTGGAGGACCTGGTGGCATTCCTGGGCGCTCGATCTCAGGAGACGCTCCCGCTCTACTATTCGGCGGCCGATGTGGTGGTCATGCCCTCGCATTACGAATCGTTCGGCATGGTGGCGCTGGAGGCGATGGCGTGTGGGACCCCGGTGATCGCCTCCCGGGTCGGGGGGCTGGCGTACACGGTGCGTCACGGGATCACCGGGCTCCATGTGCCGGTGCGGGATCCGGACGCGCTGGCGGAGGAGTTGATCCGCATCCTGACCGATCGGGATCTGCGGGAGCGGCTGGGGCGTCAGGCGATCCAGGCCGCCCGGCGCTATCACTGGGATGTGATCGCCCGGGAGATCGTCCATCTGTATCACGAGCTGGTGCCTCACCCTGCCATGGCCCCGTGCATGTCCTCGTGTTGA